From the genome of Panulirus ornatus isolate Po-2019 chromosome 19, ASM3632096v1, whole genome shotgun sequence, one region includes:
- the LOC139755624 gene encoding uncharacterized protein gives MTRKSVTTGRLPRLDMPATHDHLRNTSPRDLRGANYLRLQDKHRSAPPLTEKVVLLPALESKEEHPLPYYVSGEVTLPALTEVPWKVDEKRQLQVQAETFKRDTRLQNLLLGDLVNDTIREEIVATASIVLEESKYEEDTDRNLVGVAEEVILMPEVQHLVYLTVWSLLYDMGRSLPREEYLKLKEKEEQLVLEPVVKEALTSQVLEGENWTDNLTEKKILSELPWEVLVFHYHRNLQENALHKNVALKHLQERLIIQAAEEEVFKEGLMDALEEDLTHLDELEKMNTPPRRG, from the exons ATGACGCGTAAATCTGTTACCACGGGCCGACTACCCAG GCTGGACATGCCAGCCACGCACGACCACCTGAGGAACACCTCACCACGTGATCTGCGCGGGGCCAACTACCTCAGACTGCAGGATAAGCACCGCTCGGCCCCGCCCCTCACGGAGAA GGTGGTGCTGCTGCCGGCGTTAGAGAGCAAGGAGGAGCACCCGCTGCCCTACTACGTGTCTGGTGAGGTGACGCTTCCAGCCCTGACCGAAGTCCCCTGGAAGGTGGACGAGAAGCGACAACTCCAGGTCCAAGCCGAG ACGTTCAAACGTGACACTCGGCTGCAGAACCTGCTGTTGGGGGACCTCGTCAACGACACCATCAGGGAGGAAATCGTAGCCACCGCTTCCATCGTCCTGGAGGAGAGCAAATATGAG GAGGACACCGACAGGAAcctggtgggtgtggcggaggaggTGATCCTCATGCCCGAAGTCCAGCACCTGGTGTACCTCACCGTGTGGTCGCTCCTGTACGACATGGGTCGCTCCCTCCCACGCGAGGAGTACCTCAAGctcaaggagaaggaggaacagcTCGTCCTCGAGCCTGTGGTCAAGGAGGCTCTCACATCCCAGGTTCTTGAG GGGGAGAACTGGACAGATAACCTGACGGAGAAGAAGATCCTGTCCGAGCTGCCGTGGGAGGTGTTGGTCTTCCACTACCACAGGAACCTGCAGGAGAACGCCCTCCACAAGAACGTCGCCCTCAAACATCTTCAG GAGCGGCTGATAATCCAAGCTGCCGAGGAGGAGGTGTTCAAGGAAGGGCTTATGGATGCCCTTGAGGAGGACCTCACCCACCTCGACGAACTGGAGAAGATGAATACGCCCCCTCGCCGAGGATAA